One window of the Triticum dicoccoides isolate Atlit2015 ecotype Zavitan chromosome 3B, WEW_v2.0, whole genome shotgun sequence genome contains the following:
- the LOC119282689 gene encoding WRKY transcription factor SUSIBA2-like produces MEEMGEESSRYPWQDYDLGFGEELMRELLDQTTTAPTPSPAAMAAGAASADNSSSSDKGIGDEEEGAAGRRESMENRLMSTVYSGPTLSDIESALSFTGAGAGDPLDGRSKYHYSPSSPVVFSPEKVLGKMENKYTMKIKSCGNGLADDGYKWRKYGQKAIKNSPNPRSYYRCTNPRCNAKKQVERAVDEPDTLVVTYEGLHLHYTYSHFLQQQTNPPPAAAAAASSSKKPKLHPTAGAITVTDSHHGSTPVPTTSPPSAAVVPAGAGDSSGDSGGNVTADAGFLLEHAVPNCSPYLFDGGLLSDAGEERRMPSDAGGLLEDMVPLMVRRPSCNSPATTASSSTTLGSPPAPMSSPSPSTSSVSWTPASPYIDMAILSNIF; encoded by the exons AtggaggagatgggggaggagaGCAGCAGGTATCCATGGCAGGACTACGACCTGGGCTTCGGGGAGGAGCTCATGAGGGAGCTCCTCGACCAGACGACGACGGCGCCAACGCCATCGCCAGCAGCAATGGCGGCCGGCGCCGCGAGCGCTGATAACTCTTCTTCTTCCGATAAGGGGATCGGTGACGAGGAGGAAGGGGCGGCGGGGCGCCGGGAGTCCATGGAAAACAGGCTCATGTCGACGGTCTACTCCGGGCCCACCCTCAGCGACATCGAGAGCGCCCTCTCCttcaccggcgccggcgccggcgacccgCTGGACGGCCGCAGCAAGTACCACTACAGCCCCTCCAGCCCAGT GGTTTTCTCGCCGGAGAAGGTGCTGGGCAAGATGGAGAACAAGTACACGATGAAGATCAAGAGCTGCGGCAACGGGCTCGCCGACGATGGGTACAAGTGGAGGAAATACGGCCAGAAAGCCATCAAGAACAGCCCCAACCCAAG GAGTTACTACCGTTGCACGAACCCGCGGTGCAACGCGAAGAAGCAGGTGGAGCGCGCCGTCGACGAGCCGGACACGCTCGTCGTCACCTACGAAGGCCTCCACCTCCACTACACCTACTCCCACTTCCTCCAGCAGCAGACCAaccctccacccgccgccgccgccgccgcctcaagcTCCAAGAAGCCCAAGCTGCACCCCACCGCCGGCGCCATTACAGTTACAGACTCCCACCACGGGAGCACCCCTGTGCCAACAACCTCGCCCCCGTCTGCCGCCGTCGTGCCTGCCGGCGCCGGGGACAGCAGCGGCGACAGCGGCGGTAACGTGACAGCCGACGCGGGCTTCCTGCTGGAGCACGCGGTGCCCAACTGCTCGCCGTATCTCTTCGACGGCGGCTTGCTTAGTGATGCCGGCGAGGAGCGGCGGATGCCGAGCGACGCCGGCGGGCTCCTGGAGGACATGGTGCCGCTGATGGTCCGGCGGCCGTCGTGCAACTCGCCGGCCACCACCGCCAGCTCGTCGACGACGCTCGGCTCGCCCCCGGCACCGATGTCCTCGCCTTCTCCCTCCACGTCGTCCGTGTCCTGGACCCCCGCGTCGCCATACATCGACATGGCCATCCTCTCCAACATCTTCTAG